From the Candidatus Methylomirabilota bacterium genome, one window contains:
- a CDS encoding UxaA family hydrolase has protein sequence MRPEPRWDAVLVHPGDDVATALRVIPAGTTARVQVGSGTRQCRVSDEIPFGHKFAVRELAAGQPVRKYGEVIGGATARVPAGALVHVHNLASRRARARPGENPGAAGASR, from the coding sequence TGGGACGCCGTCCTCGTGCACCCGGGCGATGACGTGGCGACGGCGCTGCGGGTGATCCCGGCCGGAACCACCGCGCGGGTCCAGGTCGGGAGCGGGACGCGCCAGTGCCGGGTGAGCGACGAGATCCCCTTCGGTCACAAGTTCGCGGTACGGGAGCTGGCCGCGGGCCAGCCCGTGCGGAAGTACGGCGAGGTGATCGGCGGGGCCACCGCCAGGGTGCCGGCGGGCGCGCTTGTCCACGTGCACAACCTGGCGAGCCGCCGGGCTCGCGCCCGGCCCGGCGAGAATCCGGGAGCTGCGGGGGCGTCGCGGTAG